The Papaver somniferum cultivar HN1 chromosome 3, ASM357369v1, whole genome shotgun sequence genome includes a region encoding these proteins:
- the LOC113358904 gene encoding uncharacterized protein LOC113358904 — MTSMRYYRCPKDDRRTMDYRYQNFSQLFQWNPAKSSPIPKLRFVELLTTSKHKSLKLNRKNYNIRRHRIITRSSSSGSDENNGFSPAPSRVFREGKNFLNDRMQEGFLQRIRYAMKPDEAFGLTFSWDNVVVNHSITTQCLNLCFLQ, encoded by the exons ATGACCTCCATGAGGTATTATCGTTGCCCCAAAGATGATCGACGTACGATGGATTACCGTTACCAG aatttttctcAGCTTTTCCAATGGAATCCTGCAAAATCATCTCCGATTCCGAAGCTCCGGTTCGTGGAATTACTAACTACAAGTAAACACAAATCACTG AAATTAAACCGAAAAAACTACAACATACGACGTCATCGAATCATCACCAGATCTTCTTCTTCTGGGTCAGATGAAAATAATGGATTTTCACCTGCACCCAGTAgggttttcagagaaggaaag AATTTTTTGAATGATAGAATGCAAGAAGGTTTCTTGCAAAGAATTCGGTATGCTATGAAGCCTGATGAAGCTTTTGGACTTACTTTTTCATGGGATAATGTAGTGGTAAATCATTCCATTACGACACAATGCTTGAATTTGTGTTTCCTGCAATAG